DNA sequence from the Acipenser ruthenus chromosome 20, fAciRut3.2 maternal haplotype, whole genome shotgun sequence genome:
CCTTGTGCATTTAATAGATGCTTATAGTCCAGGCTGAACGACAATCTTTACTGCAGACCAGACCGTCTTTTATCTTTTGGTGGCTTTGTGATTATGACAAACAGGTAGGTAACTGATTGCTATCTCCCTGTCACAGCTGGTGTAGAGTGTGCCCAGGGGGGGATTAAAGAACAGAGGCGACAGGAAAGCTATCTGTGTGAGTGGTAAACCGCTGAGGGAATTCAAGGAAGTGCAGTGTTATTAATGCAGTATTATTAACACAGACCCTGGTGCCTTTAAGCTCGTACCTTCAATTGGTTTCACGACACAGACAATATTTGCCATGAATTCCTTCTTAATCGCTACAGCTTTCCCCAGGTTTTCCACTGCATAGAGGGGCTGGGACAGTGAATCCGGAGTGACCCTCCTTATATTACCATTTGTCTAATGGATCCTTTCTCACAACTAGGTGAGTCTGGAGCACATGCAGTAGCGCTTTAGTGACTAAATCAACAGATTCAGACTATGATTAAACCCACTATTCTCTGCACCTCAATTCTCACTGTTCTAACGTCAAGACAACAATACTGTATGCTATTCACAGATCTTGTGATCTACAgagtactttctttctttcttttttctttttttatgcctTTATGTTGCTAACAGGTGTTGTAAAGTCTTTTATGTTACCTGCCCTAGGCTGCAGAATGGAATTGATGTGTTCTAGTTAAGGATTTGCACGCTGGTAATATTCAGCACATAGGAAACATTCAACACTAAAATATGcaatactaaaatacatttttatcaaGTTTCATTAAGTATTACTGCACATTAAAAAGGACAAAAATTGTGCTTGCTTCAAAACCTGCCCCTATGTTTTTCACATCTctccaaaaacatgtttttcagcAGAAAGTAACCCATCTAGATAGAGATCCTCACAATATTGTATCTGACACATTTAATATAACAAAGACTCCAGCActgacaatgaaaaaaaataataataatgaaacagttCAATATGACTCTGGGTTATATTgcaaacattaatttaaaaaatctatatattataataacaaGTCAAAGGAAGGGCAACAGGAGACTCCAAATACATAATTCAATTTTACCCTTGCAGTCATTTCTCTCAGTGATGCTGCTCTTATTTACAGCCTGGCCTCCTGTGGTTAAAGTTTCCTTCCCAGCATTGTGTCTGATAATTGGACTTTTGTAATGTTTATTGCACATGTGGCATGTGATCTCCCACTGTTGTCTCCAGCTGTTATCGTCAGCCACTTATTACATTGATGACACATTGATTACCATTCCGCTAGTTTCTGGACTGACACGCAGGTCTCCTATAGCGTTTTGAAACAAAGTAACaaggtttttattgtgtttagtgaTGTCACTAAGGGGCTCAGTAAATCACCAGCAGGATTAATGCAGAGTTAAACAGCGAGAGTCAGATCCTGCCCCTGTTTTGATCATTAAAAGAGACCCTAACTAAGGGAACagattcaataaaaaatacagcatacATACAGATTTCCATGCGCTAGCATTCCATGACACACTTtggcactgtacagtatgtatgcgtTTTAAATTAAGGGATAAAGTTTTAAAAAGGGCTATTCAATGCAGTGGTGTGATCTGGGGGTTTGACAGACAGATAACCCAAGCCTGAATGCAGCACTGAATTCGTTGATTGAATCTGCCCCCATAGTTGTTGACACCAATTCAAATCAATGCAAATAGAGGCTCACTTCTCTGATTACCGGTTCACAATGAGGACTGCTCACAGATTGACTGACAGGTGTTGTCAGACAGAGCTGAGCCTGTGCGTCAGATCCGTCCTAATTCACAAACTTCCAAACCATACACGGTGGTATCATTGCACATTACCTGTCAGGTTTACAAACATCTCTCCCTTATCAGATCGCTATGCATCTGCATGACAAAGAAAAACATGCCCTGAAGGATTTCCACTGAGACCTTCCTTTGCAATCAAAGGTGAACAATAACAcctcaaataagaaaaaaaattaacGATGGCGAGAAAATGTTTTGACACAAAtggcagatatatatatatataacctatgtttaaagtttaaacatgtgTCATAGCATGTGTCATAGCTGAAATATTAATGTTGAGGGACATAACTGGTGGGCAATATGCTAGCAATTCTGGGTATGAGTAATGAGTGTCTGCTTTTAAGATGACTATCTCTCACTATTAATAATCCCTGAAGCAGCCACTGCTGTAACCATGGCACATTCATTTCACTTGATTCATGACAATATGGATATTATAACATCAACCTGTAAATCTGTAACCTGTAACACAAAAAGCAACAACTTTTCTATGCAAATACTTATTTTGAATTTTGAGAATGGACGGATTGTCCACTTCCTGGTATATGAGAGCAGTTATTGGTAGTGATTCTTATTTTGAAATCATTTACATGCTGGTTGCCTCACAATACAAAGGATACCTGCTTATTCATTCAGTGAATTATTACTCTTATAAAAAGGTAGGCTTGTGTTCTCTGATAATTGCTGTAAGGTAATGTACAATGCAAttccaataatattattattatttatttcttagcagacgcccttatccagggcgacttacaattgttacaagataccacattatttttacatagaattacattattatttttttacacattatttttacatacaattacccatttatacagttgggttttactggagcaatctaggtaaagtaccttgctcaagggtacagcagcagtgtcccccacctgggattgaacccacgaccctccagtcaagagtccagagccctaaccactacttcacactgctgcccataataagACTTTATGGTAACACTGATTCTGAAATCTATGCAGCTGCACCTGGAAATGTAACTAGATTCAGCTCTGGTTTCTCGGCGCACCTACCTTTGTATTCCCAAGTAAACATTTTGTTCCTTACAAACCAGTCAGAAACAACACCCAAATCAATTCCACCTACCTTTACTTTCTTTTCCAGCTCAGCAAAGCTGAAAAGCAAGCCTGCCTTGTTAAGTGTGTTGTCTTCACGCTGTGTCTGCTTTCATTCTGCAAGAAGTCACAAGTAAACTAAAGTTTGCAGTGACTCCACCTCCTCATGCAAACTGAAGGCTGCCCAGCCCGCACCGCCTCTCCAAGCACTTCATCAAACTGCTCCGAGGTCACTGTTATCAGAGCGGGAGAGGGGGAGTGGTGACCGCTTGCTGCCAGCGCATTGCTCACACAGAAACTGAAGAGAATACTGTGGGCTGGTTTTATAGAAGAAGAACACAAAGAAACTGGTTCTGCAGGTTTCAGGCGAAGGAGTCTTGTGTGTAATTGAATCctttttcaccaaaaaaaaaaatccaaaaagactgacacacagcagtgtattgggattaaaccaaaacaaaggaagatCTAGTGCAGGGGCACGCTGAGAGAGAAGTGTGTGGGGAAAGGTCAGGATTGTTAATTATTACAGGCTGTGCTTCCTtgacaaacagtgttctgaataCCAGCAGGTGTGGCAGAGCTGCAATGGGAGAGGCAGGGTGAAACAGAGGGAGGGATTTAACTCTAGGACTGGAAATCCAGCGCCTTTTAAAATGTGGTAGTGCTGAATTTATCTTATCAGCACTTCTGAGCAGTAATGAATGTGCTTACAGACAAAAGACAGTACCTGAGGCCAAAGCATTCTGAATGGATTAAGATCAGGATTTCTTTCTGATTCCGCTAGTTCGACATTACAGAAACATTTCCCAAATCCCAATAATCTCAATTGCTATTTGTTACGATGTTCCATATCTCATCTCATGAGAGGGTTGCAACCTAAAAACAGGGAAGTCTGAATGGAGTTGTTAAAAGTTTAAACCCTCTTTATAAATCCTATATAATTCCTGGTTTATCTCACTTGTGCTCAATTTATGGTACTGGCATTTAGTGTCGTGTGATGGCATAAGGACTCCTTCCTCAAAACCAGGACAATCCAGAGTGAAACaggaacaggtggcaaccctatctcATAATTCCTTGGCTGTCTAATAGACACGTTTTCTATTCACTGCATCAGTTTGTTTGAGTCACTATCTGTAGAAAAACAAATCCGCGAGAAAGATCTGATGTAATTTCCATTCTGTCTGATTTATTTGATCAATGACAAAGCCTTCCGCTTTATATATTGGGCTGTTTGAGATGGGAACActttgaatgtgttttaaataaagaacatttttgtgAGAGCTCATTTCAACACAATCTTCCACACAACATCAATCTtctgctgtgctttaccatgatttgtACTATATATCCATATGGATCAGTGTTAATGTTTCCCTTTGTTTTTACCATACTTTTACCATTAttttcctatgctttactacacctttcTGAGGTTGTACAATACAATgctaacccattaagtgccattgtcctcattcgAGGACAGACTACTTTATAATtttctggagcatttttaactggcatctacctgttatttaaatgttctctttaactatattgttgtGATAACTTACTTTAATTGTGTTAACCATAAAGTCAAGTCAAAAtggaatgtatcaaattacataaatacagcttgtgttctgattttttataAAGACAATTTTATTTGGTATTTAATGGGTTAACATATTAAATGCGGCTACAGTTTACCTCCGCTAGGTCGCGCTGTTAATTTCTCCCTACTGCTAACTTCCACAGACTTTTCTTCTTGCTCGATGTAAATAAAGCTGACATCCGGGATTTGGTCGGCGGTGTGCGAATCTAGGATCTCAGGTAATAAACTGCCCGCAACAGGAGGCAGGTAATGTGGCATTGGAAATGTTAAATTTGTCAGCAGTACCGCACTAAATTGCTTCACAGCAGTATTTCGATATAATTACAAAACCTGCGTGGCCGGTTGCTACAGAATTCAAGCAATTTGTAGTTGTTTTGCTGCTGTTTTACGGATACGTAAATTATATAAATGTTAAGTTTGACAAATGTTTCTTTGTAGGCGAAATGCGACTAGTCTAATTGGACGAGGTTTTTATTGCATAGgctgcattaattaaaatcaaaaccAGGTCGACGTTTGTAAGCAGTATCGCCAGTAGTGAAGTTGCATATCCgtcattgtttaaatgtgttgtttttcttgtaTAACTCTCGTTGTTTCATTCAGGTTGAATTATTTCATAAGACTGCCAAATCCcccttttttttatagaaatgttatAGGGAGgactaaaaataattcaaataaaaatagcaACACATGACTTCTGAGTCAGTGTTATGGCATTCCATACATGTAACTTGTGCTGCAACAGTTGCAGTGTTTCAGTCACGATGGGAAAGACATCAGATCTAAAATCTCTGCAAGGCTTGTAGTTGCACAGCATTTATATATCACAATTACTGACGTTTCAGAAGGAACATAATCAAACTGTATGTTAAACAGACTTTATTTCAGGTTAGCACCTCCAATTTCCATGAAGGAATTTACACACAATCACAAAATGTGCCCCGTGGCATTTTCTGACCTCTTCATCAGCGCAGAGCTCAGATAAACTGAATTGTCCTCGATGATTCCTGCTGTGCTGGAGGGTACAGTGGTGAGACCATGCAAACAAACCTTTAGTGAATTCTGATCAGTTCAATCATTATAAAACATGCTGAAAGTCTATAAGAATCAGTGAAGTGGAGAATGCATATTGTTGATGTTCTCAACATAGTTGCAAAATCAGGTGAACGGCAATACGTTGTATTTTTTAATCATTCATAAAAGAAAATAGTCTAACCCATGAACTCCCATGTTTAGGTTTTACGCAATGCCTCTGCAACCTGCAAACCAACCACAGCTAATCCGATCCACTCAGAAAGATGACTATTACCAGAATTGTCTTCGGAATAATGCCAATGAAGCTTTTCAGACATTAGCTGGTAAGACAAAAACATTACTAATACTGTAGGTGTAGTCATGGTGATTGCATTGTAAGATCCAGCACAGATGTGTGTGGTTTACAGTGCCTGATAAATTCACTGTCCATGACCATGGCACATTAAACACTATTATAGGGAACTGAAGGCAAAGGGGCATCTTATTACTTGCATCTCTTCTTATTTTGACTTCTTAGGATCTAAAAAGTGGCTGGAATGGAGGAAAGAGATTGAGTTGCTGTCAGACCTTGCATACTACTGTTTGACAACATTTTCAGGCAAGGCAGAATTGAAAGGGTTTTGATGAGTTGTTTGAATATGTAAGTTTCCAGTATATGGTTTGTCAATGGCGTGCCTCTGAAATCGCCTGGATTCTTCTTGTTTTCAGGTTTTCAAACCCTCGGGGAGGAGTACGTCAATATCCTCCAGGTTGACCCCACTAAACGGAAAGTCCCTTCCCGTGCCAGACGTGGAGCTTTAATCTGCCTTCACGTCTTTGTGCCGTATCTCCTGGACAAGATGCTGGTCCGGCTGGAGCATGAACTCCAAGCAGAAACCGTGGGGCCCCGGGCTCCTCAAACCAGAGACTGGAATCTGACCTCGTTCTTCAGGGAAAGGGCTCAATGGGCCGTAGGGAGactcacagagacacagaggAGGACGCTTCTTCATGGGACGTACGTTCTGAGGCAAGGAGTCACGTTTGCACACAGACTGCATGTAGCTCTCTTCTACATTAACGGAGCATTTTACCACCTTGGGAAGAGGGTATCGGGCATTAGCTATGTAAGTATATCAATTTACATACATTGTTTTTAGTACTCCATAGTTTTTAAATGTCAATCTCCAGTTATGATGCTTATTTGGGATCTTTTTTTCTTTGGTATATTCTTTGGTATATGCACAAGGTCTGCCAATGCAGTTTTCAGTACTCTGCACCCAAAACTGATCTAAGCAAAGTCTGTCTGCAGtgttatatttgttttctgtCTTCTCAGCTCCGTGTTCGAGGGTTGCCAGGAGATGACCGTGCTGTCCGTACCAGTTACAAGCTCTTGGGTGCGGTGTCGTTACTGCAGCTGGCACTGACAGTTGCGTTGCAGATCAACAACTTCAGACAGAGGCAGAGGGCCAGGCAGGAGTGGAAACAATACAGAAACCTCGCCTCTTCTGGGTATAGCCATTCTGAGATTCCCGAAGTTAAGCCTGCTGCTGAGATAAGGCAACCATTGCATTACAGTTTGAGTCAAGATAGGTATTACTACTAACATCAGAGCATAGGTTGCAAGCTGCATCTAATTAAGCACCTCATCATTGCCAGGAATAGCTTAAACTAAGCAGTGAGAGTCTTATTGCTCTCTGTGATATGGGCAGAAGAAACTATTTGGTAATGTTTTTTCTTCAAGTTCAAAATCtaattttcaaatatttaatccagaacatgtttttttttttttttaaaaggattctCCTTCCTCCTTTATCGCTGTTAAATCCTCTGCTGAATGATCTTCTGTTTTGCAGCAGTTCGCCTCTGGATCCCCTGGCTGCCCGAACCTCTCGCTGTGTCCTGTGTTTGGAGGAGCGACGCCACTCCACAGCCACACCCTGCGGCCACCTCTTCTGCTGGGAGTGTATTACAGAGTGGTGCAATACCAAGGTGTTTAATGCAAGTTGTGAAATTATGTGTGTAGACTTGGCTTGCTAGTGCAAGCATTGGAGCACTGCAGACAAGCCAATCCCTAATAGGACGGTTATGGTATTTTATTAAGGTAAACActaaaagtcaagcagacaaatgtttctagtgcttagtatttattatttgaagAGGGCTCTAGATGAAACCTTTCTCTACTTGACTTTCCTTCTTATAGATTTGCGTTAGAAATCTGAGCGTTTTTAAAATTGTGAATATTATAATTTCTAAGCATTGTTCTTGGCTGGTTCCACGTAGATCGCTTATCATCCAATGGCCGATGGCCTCTAAGCTAACGCTATCACTATAGTTTAAATCAGGTTAATGCAATCCACTACAAAATAATCTTAAAGCCGTTTTttaaaaatctcttttttttttcctccccttCTTTTTGCAGGAAGAGTGCCCGCTGTGCAGGGAAAAATTCCAGCCCCATAGACTTGTCTATCTACGGAATTACAAATAGAAGAAAGAGAGAGGCGATGACGCGGTGGTTCCTCTGTATGAGGAAGATGCCAAATACCTCTCTGCTGCCAATACAAATATTCCAAAGGTGTTAGGATTTTAAGATTGGAAGGATAATACAACCAGCTACTCTGTTATGCAGTGTTTAATCAACAGACGGTTTGCACTCGCTGGTCGGGTGATGGAGAGTACCCATTGCAGGAAGAATTCAAGCTGCTACCATATTCAGCTCCAAAATCACCTTGTCTTGAGTACGTGGTTTTAATTGAGATCATAATAGAGGGAAGGATACAGtacattgttgttttaaataattgcTAATTTGTAAATTTTGATTTTGTAAATTGACCGCAAGCCTTGAGGTGCAAACTGGATTGAATCAATCTTTGTTatgaattatgaaaaaaaaaaaaaaaactacttgtgCATCAATTTTGTGTTTtgcattaatgtatttattgtataaatgtattctttttgtaTCCCCTAAAACATATATAACGGGGAGGTGGTGGGTACAACTGAAAGAGGAAACGTAGACAATTGTGTGATAGACTAGCTTCTGATCAAAAGAAGTTTAAGCGAGCCCACGAATGCTCGGTTGACAGCGTCTCTTGTCAATGACGTCATCAGAGCGGCGCCAGTTTtgaattgtaaatactgtaaacggAGGAAAATTAATACGTTAAACTGACTCCGGGTTCATTCTAATTTGTGTCTTTCATAAATCGTTTTGTTGAAAGAGACAACGGAGCGCATCACACTAAAACGAAGTACATTTTGCTGCGTATCGTTAAGGTTTTAATACGTTACAGTGCCAATATTAAGTTACATATTTGCTCAAAAATAAGTTACAGTAAATTCTGTTGCTCAATAAAAAATAGCTACTCTCTGTCTTATGTaaagttttgtgtgtgttcaaatTTTACGCAGTTATAGTACTGGGCAGTGGTACACAGAAACAGTTGGTTGATTCAGTCTGTCATTAACAGAGCGTCACTAATCTACTTGTTGATCCGCTTATCGGTCTGCCGTGAATGTATACTACAGTGAGTTTGAAACAAtggagacaaaaacaaaacagccttAAAAAATGACATACAGGTATTTGGAAACCTTAACGATATTCAAGAAAAgagtgagtatatatatatatatatatatatatatatatatatatatatatatgaattgcattgtgttgtgtgtttttgctgCTATGGTGTGAGCATCTTGGCCAGGTCGTTATTGAAAATGAGAATCTCTCCTCAATTGACTCATCTAGTTAAATAaagataatgtattattattattattattattattattgtaccgTAACATTTTACTTAAAAGAGTATGTTAACGTACCCTTTCCCGATAATGTGGCTAGTGTTGTTTGGTTAATATGTTATGTTtggtatatatatttgtttaacaaGATCGTCAGTTCGCATCACTTCCCAGGAAGCCTGTGATAGATATAGTAaaaatgtgtggcaaagtgcAACATTATACTGTATTGCATAAGGTGCAGTAATGATGCTATGaaatattctgggtttaaaatTGTTATTTCCCTGTATAGTACATATTCAATTACTGATTTCCTTTCCTTCCTGCTAGATTACACAAGGATTAAAGAGAATGTAAATTCAGATTTCTGCTGGCGAGAGAGAATTCAGCGTTAGTGCACAGCCTATGCACAATGGAAGGACACCAGCTAGGAAGATTGATCAAACAGGGTCCAAAGAGTGGATCTGCTAGAACTAAAAGAGTGGCAATGGTACAGAGCAATCTGGGCTTTCCTGCTGATAATGTGGATGAGCTCCTGGGGTTTCTTTCAGAGTCTCGCTGGGAACAGCAGTCTAACCTGCAGTATTCACCTTGTAAACAGAAGCTTGATAGCATCAAATGTAAGAGCACCAGCTCAGCCATTgcctctgacctgatactaaagcAGAGGAATTTGAACAGCCGTGCTGAAATGCCGCTGCATTATCCCCAGGGCACAGGAGGGAGGAAGACTCCAAAAAAGCCTTATCAAGACAATGTACGCAATGCAAGCTGCATCAGGGTAAGACAAAATGCCGGTCGTCAGCGCCTTGAAGGATTTACATCTGCCGCTCGTTTTTGTGAATCTGATGCTGGTACATATCAGTTTCATAATCAAGCTAGTGTTCAGAGGACATCAAGGAAACACGTCTTGCAAGAGGTGGATCAGGAACCTGCTTTTCAAAAGAGCGGTGTGCAAGTTCAGAGGAATTTACAAAGCCGCAAAGCACTGGAAAGGCCACAGCCCAGTCACATTAGTGATGCTACACTCTGCTCCAGTTTCTATAAATCTTCAAGCCAGAAAGAGCCACATGGTGGGGGTGGTGGTATTAACTATCTGCAGTTCCCTCTTACTCTGGATGATTTAGCTCCAATTTGTCATTTGTCAACAGAAGAACGGTCCACCACACTGCAAGCTATAATTGAGTCATCTTGGACTTCTGCAAGCTTACACAGGTCAATGATGGACTTTAGAGATCAGGATTACCAACCGGAATCTGAGTGTGCAGGGCCACAATCATCTGGTTCTTTCAGAGCGTTTCCTTCCTGTCAAACTACCAGTTCTTTATTGGATCCGGGTGCTATTAGGAACACACTGCAAAGCGAAAATAATGAAAGTTACACAGCCCAGATATCCTGCTCTGTTGTCCACCATCTAGGGGAAGGAGAAGGACATTATCCAGCAAGTAAGCTAGCTACCAGTTTGGGTAGAGGCATGTATGTAAAAAGGGATGCCTGTATTACCGAACCTTTGCACCCGCATAGCAGATTTGTGAACTTTGATCAGTCTTTTCCGTCTGATTCAGAATCCTACGCAGAACGGTTCAATTTCCCAGACAGTACTGTTGCTGTGTCCCTAGTAGCATCAATAGAACCCCTCCAAAGTcagaaaaaatgtattattaatcagCATGGACGAAATGCAGAACGATATTTTGATAATGATCCTGGGGTTATTGATTTATTGGCTGCTCAAGGAGCAAATAGGTCAGAAAACACAGTTTTTCCAAAAGGACCCCAAAGTTTTAATACCACTGCACGAGATGCATTTTTAAGAAGGCATGCAGATTCTCTTCCCTCGTCATCCTTAATACAGCATCACCGGGTAACTATGGAGGAGTTAAGGTGCACAAAACTTTCTTTAGATCCAGATATATTCAATTGTAGATCAGCTATGGAAAACTCTGATCTTTGTAATATAAAGAGAAGTAACGAAATAGAGAAACTCAACACTGATATATGTGAGGAGTCTCAATTGAAGGGTCAATTAAGGCCAGAACGAGAGACGAGAGACAAAATACAGTCTTCTGCGGCAGGAAAAGATCCGGAGAGACAAAGCAGGAATGACAGACGGGTTGTTGTCGAGCAGGATCAAAGGGCTTCAGGCTCTTCATTAATCAGCTCGCAAGCGTTTGAAGAAAGTTACGGTTTCAGCAGAGATGACAACGGAGCTGAGAGAAGGAGTGAAGGCGGTATGGAGAGAAGTGTTGGGTCAGTAGCTCAGGAGCCCTTGAAGGTAGGTGGGCTCCTACATTCACGAGCAATGAGGTCAGCTGTGTTGGTTGTCACAAAAGGACTTGCTCTTGAAACCAAGCTCGTTGActtcttttgtttgtgttctaTCAACAGTCTTCCGATCCATCAGTGATACATTGCCTTGATCCTGTTGAAAGAACAGAAGAAAGGTAAAAtagcttctgttttgtttttttttgtagagagATCCGTTCAGGTGTCTCTGCTGTTAAAGACACAATGCTTTTTCAAACTAACTCATGCCAAATGTTGTTTCAGCTTTTGTTTAACATCAGGATACAATTCGAGCAAAACACGTGTAATTTACAACTATTAATATTTGGTAAAGCCCCCCCTCTTTGAAATGACACTTTTGTATTCCAGCTTGATGAAAGTACACAGACACAGACTTCTTGCCAAATGTTTTAatgcttggaacagctttgtcagaTTGAAAAATGCTGCAGGCAGACGTGTGCATGAAGGACAGGTACTGCATAAGGGGCTGGTTGCCTTGAACTGGGCAGTGGCAGTGCGACACATGCGGGCTGACACAATTGCATCTAGGAGGAAGACTGGAATGTTATCTCAGGTCTTTAAACAGGTGAGTAACAGGGTACTTATATCATATATGGCACTGTGAATAGTGCTTTGTTCACTACCATGGACAACCTACAACGTTTCAAGTCATTAATGTACTTCCAGTTACTAGAATATGGATATTGCTGATGGTTCTGCTACGTTACTGGTTATTGGCCATTATATGATgaaagataacttttttttccatCCTCCTGTTTCATGGTAGagtcaacagagttgaaaggtctcaatatcacatgatttctcaagaCCTGGAATCATAGAACAAAAACTCACAAGTCTGCAATCAAGatggcaaaagaaaaataatagaaAACTCAATATTTGAGAACGGTTTCAAACATCATTTTAATCTTACGtttgatatattttaattaaatggcATTTGTAGCTGTATTACCTTTTGTTTAGATACATTGTGAACACACATTATATGTGATAGTCTAGAGAAGAGGCCCCCACAGCATCATCTCTGATAGGATTCGGAttgcttttttttccctctgttgTTGTAGTGGAAAGCTGCATTCGCTCACAGATAGAAGCTTGTGGAAAGTACATGTGATTGTGATTTGGGTCTGGAGGCTCTGAGGAGACGCCTGATTCAGCCGAGTGATCAGCTCGTTCTGAGGACTGCGTACTGTGTGTGGAGGAGACAGGTCACAGGCTCACGAATACACAGGGCTGCTCAAATACACTACAAGTGAGTTTGAAGAAAACATTGATCACAAAGAAGAGGTGTGTCCAAGCTTTACTTACTGACTTATTCATTTAAACGTCACTCAACGACCCCGCAGTTTGTACCCTCTTGTTTTCAAGGGCCATAGTTGGGGTCTCAGTCGTATGCCGTTAGTTTTATATTTAAccataataatttattaaaataaatatttaaaaaaaacagcaattcgaGCATTCTAAAAAAGGGGCTTTGCACAGTAATTGATATTGCTAACTTAAC
Encoded proteins:
- the LOC117425732 gene encoding peroxisome biogenesis factor 10-like isoform X2; translated protein: MPLQPANQPQLIRSTQKDDYYQNCLRNNANEAFQTLAGSKKWLEWRKEIELLSDLAYYCLTTFSGFQTLGEEYVNILQVDPTKRKVPSRARRGALICLHVFVPYLLDKMLVRLEHELQAETVGPRAPQTRDWNLTSFFRERAQWAVGRLTETQRRTLLHGTYVLRQGVTFAHRLHVALFYINGAFYHLGKRVSGISYLRVRGLPGDDRAVRTSYKLLGAVSLLQLALTVALQINNFRQRQRARQEWKQYRNLASSGSPLDPLAARTSRCVLCLEERRHSTATPCGHLFCWECITEWCNTKEECPLCREKFQPHRLVYLRNYK
- the LOC117425732 gene encoding peroxisome biogenesis factor 10-like isoform X1 — its product is MPLQPANQPQLIRSTQKDDYYQNCLRNNANEAFQTLAGSKKWLEWRKEIELLSDLAYYCLTTFSGFQTLGEEYVNILQVDPTKRKVPSRARRGALICLHVFVPYLLDKMLVRLEHELQAETVGPRAPQTRDWNLTSFFRERAQWAVGRLTETQRRTLLHGTYVLRQGVTFAHRLHVALFYINGAFYHLGKRVSGISYLRVRGLPGDDRAVRTSYKLLGAVSLLQLALTVALQINNFRQRQRARQEWKQYRNLASSGSSPLDPLAARTSRCVLCLEERRHSTATPCGHLFCWECITEWCNTKEECPLCREKFQPHRLVYLRNYK